In the genome of Lactuca sativa cultivar Salinas chromosome 3, Lsat_Salinas_v11, whole genome shotgun sequence, the window CATGGGGTGATAAGCATGAGGAAGctttcaaaaagttgaagaagcgattgtgtgaagcaccaatcCTTGccttacccgatggagttgaagacttcacctTTTACATTGATACATATAGAGTTGGGTAAGGTTGTGCTCTAACCCAAGAGATAAAATGATAGCAAAACAACTGAAAATCCATGAAGAAAACTAcaccactcacgatttggagtttaGAATGGTGGTTTTTGCACTAATATATGgatacattatctttatggcacaaagtgtaagattttcaccgatcataagagtaTTCAGTATCTCTttgatcagaaggagttgaagatGAGAAAAAGACAttggctagaattactcaaggattacaattatgagatactttaccaacCTGGTAAAGAAAATGTCGTAGCAGACACTTTGAGTAGAAAAATAAACCTAGAGAGGAAAATGCCAAGGGCGTTAGGGATTGAAATCATCTCAACAGTTGTGGAAAGTATTAAGAAAGCTCAGAATGATGCTTTGGAAGGAAATAATCGAAAAGAAGAACATATGGGCAAGACATTGTTGTTTGgaacaaacaaccaagggttaaAGGTATTCCAAAATAGAATTTGGGTGCCAAAGATGGGATATATAAGGGATCTTCTCATGGGAGAATCTCATAAAACCATCTAATCTATTCACCCTGGCAGCACCAAGATGTATATGGATTTGAAACCATATTACTGGTGGCCAGTAATGAAGCTTGATATTTCAAAGTAGGTGGCTACATGTGACCTGCCCAAGAGTTAAAGAAAAATATCAAAAACTGTATGGGAATTTGGAACCTTTATCGGTACCCATGGGTAagtgggaggacattaccattgACTTTGTAACCAAATTGCCCACAATGAAGGGAGGTCATGATATGATTTGGGTAATCATAGACCGATTAAtgaagagtgcacatttcatagcagctagtgagaaatggtctatggaaaaactTTCAAAAGTTTACGTGAAAGAAATAGTGAAAGCTCATGGTGTTCCCTTGACAATTGTGTCAAACACTGACAGACATTTTACTTCTCGATTTTTGGAAGAGTCTACATGAAGAGAGGGGTACAAAACTGTGTTTGGGTACCATTTATCATCCTCAGCCAGATGGTCAAAGTGAAAGAaagattcaaacactggaagatatgttaagAGCTTATACTTTGGAGTTTATAGGTAACTAGGATGAGCATCTACCATTGGTTGAATTTTCATACAATAATAGTTACCATTTAAGCATTAAGATGGCGCCATATCAAGCATTCTATGCACAAAAGTGTCGTATGCCATATTGTTGGCTTGAAGATGGAGAGAAACAATTTATAAGTCATGAGATTGTCCATAAGGCCACCGAGAAATTGAAAGTAATcagagaaagaatgttagtagctcaaaatcatcaaaagAGCTATACAGAAAAAAAGAGACAGCCAATTATTTTTGAACTTGGAGACCAAGTGTTACTTAAAGTCtctccatggaagggacttattagATTTGGGAAGCGAAGGAAGTTGATTCCAAGCTTCATTGTTCCATTCAAAATACTTCGGAGAATTggaaaccaagcttacaagctagattTGCCAAAGGAACTggaaggtattcataacacctttcatgtttgCTACTTGAGGAAATTTATAGGAGAAGTTATTGATATGATTCTACTTTCAGAGttaagaatcgatgagaacaaaaggttgattgaagaacccgAAGCGATTGTTGACCGAAAGAGGAAGAAGTTACGACGTAAGACAGTCGAATTGGTGCttgtgcaatggaaacatatggTTGGGTAGAACGTTACCTAGGAGACTGAAAGTGACATCAGGAGTCGTTATCCACATCtatttgttgatgcatgattccagGACGAAATCATccctaaggggagataattgtaacgtctgCATTTCTTCCTAGGCATTAATAAAATATGTAATTGACGTCGGTCAACAATT includes:
- the LOC111897559 gene encoding uncharacterized protein LOC111897559, whose protein sequence is MAPYQAFYAQKCRMPYCWLEDGEKQFISHEIVHKATEKLKVIRERMLVAQNHQKSYTEKKRQPIIFELGDQVLLKVSPWKGLIRFGKRRKLIPSFIVPFKILRRIGNQAYKLDLPKELEGIHNTFHVCYLRKFIGEVIDMILLSELRIDENKRLIEEPEAIVDRKRKKLRRKTVELVLVQWKHMVG